In a single window of the Trichoderma breve strain T069 chromosome 6, whole genome shotgun sequence genome:
- a CDS encoding carbon-nitrogen hydrolase domain-containing protein produces the protein MRIACLQFAPQVADVENNLNKADEVLNQADSDDLGLDLLVLPELAFTGYNFKSLTHISPHLEESSTGISSLWARNTALKHDCTVVVGYPEKVDPTLNWPTDPQYYNSAIAVNGDGETVANYRKSHLYYTDETWALEGSHGFFKGRLPGLGQAAMGICMDLNPYKFEAPWNKFEFGQHVLDSGARLVIVSMAWLTNEDPREFTSTPMEPDSMTLLYWVSRLEPLIRAESNQEVIVVFANRCGIEGEATYAGTSAVVGIQSGEIWVYGIMGRGETGLLVVDTESEPYARLSYQPLQPNIRSEDDASPDLEKNSGNGPYRHNESQGQSREDYEDSSKAPIDSSTDQQEDDLHMWLMGNSINPDVQHNHQSSEYIKGYDKHTPNKPQVENTQRSSSPKLNINSLQLDIPPDQYMLRRYLEAESPVSHLDSFKSPNQSTTAPPEELRGSRKDRDDYVAFYPDMMEDEKRFSLRSDVSVWNNEPGRVRQISVSMIDGPELSHLSTQERPRTVEAGNSARFQERNRNRHRAHSQRQSSDWNSRRGSDYGMPLSRQSSQNQLRSKYSYSQIDEMARSYSSSAVLPVHLLQSHTTSQVATEETGRGRRRSSHKQLKEGRRESRGTQMSQREPIDLSQFALIEEYPSASCPVHGSRPPSGTRRQNSSRARGRSGNRSQPLLEAETARRQSTRRDTSQNESQRDVHSLSHRRTHSSQPEQVRSSIETRRGEKERSKESTAKTSSGPKTPTAMQLIPDLELLDGLEKTFSLLKCVEKAPAHIVRRRVSSVW, from the exons aTGCGGATCGCGTGCCTTCAGTTCGCGCCGCAGGTTGCAGATGTGGAAAACAACCTCAACAAGGCGGACGAGGTCCTCAACCAGGCGGATTCCGACGACCTAGGCCTGGATCTTTTGGTCCTTCCAGAACTGGCCTTCACCG GCTACAACTTCAAGTCATTAACCCACATATCTccccatcttgaagaatccAGCACGGGTATCAGCTCGCTCTGGGCTCGGAATACAGCCCTCAAGCATGACTGCACCGTCGTCGTGGGATATCCCGAAAAGGTAGATCCGACGCTGAACTGGCCTACGGACCCCCAGTATTACAACTCGGCAATCGCTGTCAACGGCGATGGCGAAACAGTGGCCAACTACCGCAAATCCCATCTGTATTACACCGACGAGACTTGGGCTTTGGAGGGCTCCCATGGCTTCTTCAAAGGACGACTTCCAGGCTTAGGTCAAGCCGCCATGGGGATATGCATGGACCTAAA TCCTTACAAGTTTGAAGCTCCTTGGAACAAGTTCGAATTTGGACAACATGTGCTGGACAGCGGTGCTCGACTTGTCATAGTTTCTATGGCTTGGCTTACGAATGAGGATCCTCGAGAATTTACCAGCACTCCCATGGAGCCCGATAGCATGACTTTATTGTACTGGGTGTCTCGCCTTGAGCCGCTGATTCGGGCAGAATCGAACCAAGAAGTCATTGTCGTCTTTGCGAACCGCTGTGGCATCGAGGGCGAAGCAACTTATGCTGGTACCAGCGCTGTTGTTGGCATACAGTCTGGCGAAATTTGGGTTTACGGTATAATGGGCCGCGGTGAAACGGGTCTGCTTGTCGTTGATACCGAGTCTGAGCCGTATGCTAGACTGTCTTACCAGCCGCTTCAGCCCAATATTCGATCCGAAGACGATGCCTCACCGGACCTGGAGAAAAACTCTGGCAATGGCCCGTATCGACACAATGAGTCTCAGGGTCAGTCTCGCGAAGACTATGAAGATTCATCCAAGGCACCCATTGACTCTTCAACCgaccaacaagaagatgatttGCACATGTGGCTTATGGGTAACTCGATCAATCCGGATGTTCAACACAACCACCAATCTTCCGAGTACATCAAGGGATATGATAAACACACGCCAAACAAGCCCCAGGTTGAGAATACGCAAAGATCATCGAGCCCAAAATTGAATATCAATTCTCTACAGCTTGATATCCCGCCTGATCAATACATGCTCAGACGATACCTCGAGGCTGAGTCTCCGGTATCTCATCTGGACTCATTCAAATCCCCGAACCAGTCTACAACAGCACCCCCAGAAGAACTCCGGGGCTCGCGAAAAGATCGAGATGACTACGTAGCTTTCTACCCcgacatgatggaagatgagaaacGATTTAGTCTCCGATCTGATGTGTCTGTCTGGAACAACGAACCTGGTCGAGTCCGCCAAATATCTGTCTCAATGATTGACGGCCCCGAATTATCGCATCTATCAACTCAAGAACGGCCCAGGACTGTTGAAGCAGGAAATAGCGCCAGATTTCAAGAGcgaaacagaaacagacatAGGGCACACAGCCAGCGGCAATCCTCTGATTGGAATAGTCGGCGTGGTAGTGACTATGGGATGCCGTTATCGAGACAGTCGTCTCAGAATCAACTCCGAAGCAAGTACAGCTACAGTCAAATCGATGAAATGGCGAGGAGTTATTCCAGCAGTGCTGTTCTACCAGTGCACCTTTTGCAATCTCACACAACTTCGCAAGTAGCTACAGAGGAGACTGGGAGGGGCAGGCGGCGATCTTCGCACAAACAACTGAAAGAGGGACGGCGCGAGTCTCGAGGCACGCAAATGTCCCAAAGAGAGCCAATTGATCTTTCACAGTTTGCCCTCATCGAAGAATATCCTTCTGCTAGTTGTCCAGTGCATGGTAGTCGCCCTCCATCTGGGACTAGGCGTCAGAACAGTTCGAGGGCCAGAGGTCGATCAGGGAATCGTTCGCAACCTTTGTTGGAGGCGGAAACAGCTAGGAGACAATCCACCCGGCGCGATACGTCGCAGAACGAAAGCCAGAGGGATGTTCACAGTCTATCACACCGACGTACGCACTCGTCACAGCCTGAACAAGTCCGGTCCAGTATTGAGACGAGACGGGGTGAGAAGGAGAGGTCCAAAGAATCTACTGCAAAGACGAGTTCCGGCCCCAAGACGCCGACTGCCATGCAATTGATTCCGGATCTGGAGTTacttgatggcctcgagaaAACGTTCTCTTTGCTGAAATGCGTGGAAAAGGCTCCGGCGCATATTGTGAGGCGACGTGTGAGCTCAGTCTGGTAG